CGCGACCACCCCGGTGTGGCACCGCCAGTACACCGATGGGGAGGAGCGGCCCGGCTTTTTCGCCCCGTCGCCCGCGTGGGAGGAGGAACGGGTGGAGGCGGTCTGCCCCTTCACTGGGAGGCTGCAAGGGGCAGCGGCGGACTGACGCTTCAGCCCGCCGCCGCTCCGTGAGTGTTATTCGCCCGGCTGCAAGGTCAGGGTCACCGTGCGGCCCCAGTCCTCCTCGTCCGTGCTCATGGGGAGGTACTCGCCCGAGGCCCACTTGCCCTGCTGGTCGCTGACATGCTCGCCCAGCGGGTTGCCCCCCTGGCCCAGGCTGCCGATGTAGAGGCTGCGGTTCATGTCGGCCAGGTCCACGATGTGGCGGTAGCTCGGGCCGTGCGTCTGGCGCAGCGTCTCGGGGTCGGGGCGGGCCACGTTCACCGTGTTCGTGCCGCCGGGGGTGGGCGCGGCGTGGTTGAACAGCCACGCGACGCGGGCGTCCTCGCCCATCACGTGGTCACTGGCGACCGTATGCACCCGGCCATAGGTCCAGCCGTCCATGTCGCCCCCCAGCCGCCCGGCGAGGCCGTCCACAGCCGCCTTCAGGCTGACGCGCAGCAGGTCGGCACAATTCTCCACGCGGGTGGCCTGCGAGCGGCACAGCTCCCCGTCCTCCCGCAGTTGCTCGCGCACAGCGAGCGCGTTCAGGCGGGTGTCGTCGCCCAGTTCGTCCCCCGCCATCGCCTGCAACTCGGCCAGCCACGCCTCGTAGATCGTGCTGGGCACGCTGTCGGTGGTCTGGTTGCCGTCCCAGCCGCGCAACTGCTCCAGCGCCGCCCGGCTGAGGTCCCCGTCCGGCTGGGTGGCGAGCAGCAGGGGCTGGAGGTCGCGCCAGACCAGGCTCACCGTGTCCAGTTGCACGGCCTTCACGTCCTCCAGCGTCAGGCCCTCCGGCTTGGCGGTCAGTAGCTCCGTGATGCGCTCGGCGCGGTACGGCTCGGCCCAGTTGCGGAGGTTCCCGAGGGGATCGGCCCCGCCCGGCAGCACCTTATTGTTGGCCGTCACGACGAGGCCGTCCTGCGGGTTGAGGGTGGCGGGCAGCTCCTCGTAGGGGATGAAGCCCTGCCACTCGCGCGAGCCGTCGCCGGGCACGGGCTGGGAGCCGTCCCAGCCTTCACGCACGGGCACCCGTCCCGGTGCCGCATACCCCACGTTGCCGTCCACGTCGGCATACACGAAGCTCTGGCTGGGGGCCACGTAGGGCCGCAACGCCGCCCGAAAGTCCTCCCAGTTCTGCGCGTAGTTCAGCCCCAGGAAGGCGTCCAGGGTGGTGTCGCCGGGTTGCAGGGCGGTCCACTTCAACGCCACGCGCGGCCCGAGCGCCCCCGCGCCCACGTCCGAGATGATCGGCCCGTGCCCACTCTCGCGCACGACGAGGCGCACGTCCTCGCCGCCCTTGACCTTGATGACCTCGGTGCGCTCGGTCAGGCGGGCCGACGCCGGTTCCACATAGAGGTCCTGCACGTCGGGATTCACGTTCGTCACGCCCCAGGCGATGCGGTCATTGCGGCCGATCACCACGCTGGGCAGGCCCGGAATGCTCGCCCCGATCACCCGCAGGGTCGGCCCGCGCAGGTCGGCGAGGTACCACAGCATCGGGCTGGACAGCGCGAGGTGGGGGTCGTCGGCCAGGATGGGCTTGCCGCTCTGGGTGCGGCTCCCGGAGATCACCCAGTTGTTGCTCCCCTTGCCGGGCACCCGCTCCATCCCCAGCGAGCGGGCCGCCTCCAGATGGGTCCGCAGGGCGGCCAGGGTCGCGTCCGGCAGGGTGAGGGCGCTCGCTCCCGCCGGGGCCGCGTTCTCCTCGCCCACCTCGCCTTCGCTGAGGATGGTGGTCGCGCCCTGGGGGTAGGGAGGGCGGATGTCGTCCAGACGGCCCTCCCCGAGCTTCTCCTGCACCCGCGCCGCGAGCAGTTCCTCGTCCCAGTTGCCGCCGAGGTCGTAGGCCATCAGCTTGCTCCAGGCGATGGCGTCCACCTCGGCCCAGGGCTCTGGCGCATACCCCAGAATCCGGAACTCAGGGGCCACCTGTCCCTGCCGCATCGCCGCGTTCACGCCCGCCGTGTACGCCCGGATCATCCGCCGCGAGCGGTCCGACAGGGCGGGGAGGGCCGACTGCGCCGCCCGGTAAAAGCCCCACGTCCGCAGGAAGCGGTCTTGCGAGAGGGCCGCGTCGCCCAGCACCTCCGCGAGCCGTCCCTGGGTCACCCGGCGCTGAAAGTCCATCTGCCACGCCCGGTCCTGCCAGTGGGTGAAGCCCAGCGCGAAGATCGCGTCCTCGTCCGACGCCTCGGCCCGGATATGCGGCACCCCCCACGCGTCGCGCGTGACCGTCACCGGTCCCGAGAGGCCCGCGAGCCGCACCTCGCCCGACACCTGGGGCCGTGACGTGCCCCGCAGCCACAGCACCGCCGCCAGCGCCAGCAGCAGCACGACCAACACCACCCAGAGCAGGCCCCGGCCCACCCGTCCCATCAAGCGCATCCTGCCTCCTTTGGTTAGGCCGTCAGGATAGGGGAGACGGGGCCGGGGAGGGGGCGGAAGCGGTGACCCGCTCGGGTTTTTGCGCCAGCGCCGCCCCCGCCAGAATCAGCGCCCCGCCCAGCAGCATGGCGGGCCGCAGGGGTTCCCCCAGCACCAGGAAGGCCAGTCCCACCGTGAACAGCGGCTCCAACGTCCCCAGCAGGCTGGCCCGCGCCGCCCCCAGCCGGGCGACGGCCCCGTACAGGGCGGGCACGGCGATCAGGGTGGGCAGCACGGCTATCCCCAGAATCACGCCCCACTGCGCAGCGGTGTCCGGCATCCCCAGTTCGCCCCGCGCCCCGGCCAGCCCCCCGAAGGCGACCGCCCCCACCAGCGCGAGGTGCCCGGTGGCGGCCAGCGGTGTAACCCCCCGCAGCCAGTGCTCGGAGGCGAGCAGATAGGCCGCGTACAGCGCCCCCGCCCCGGCTCCCAGCGTCAGGCCCACCGGGTCCCGGTCGCCCGCCCCCGGCAGCCCCACGACGAGGCCCAGGCCTAGCGCCGCGAGCGCCACCGCCCCCAGCCGCGCCGCGCCCGGCCGCCGCCCCGCCAGCCACCCGAACAGAATCACGAAGGCGGGCGCGAGGTAGAGCAGCAGCCCCGTCGCCCCCGCCGTGATGCGCCCCAGCGCCCCGAAGTAGCAGAAGGTCGCCAGCACGTAGACCACCCCGACCCCCAGCAGCGGCCGCCGCTGGGCCAGGGTCAGCCCCCGGCCCGCGAACGGCAGCAGCGCGGCGGCGACCAGCCCGAAGCGCCACCCGAGCACCTCATAGCTTCCCAGCCCCACCTCCCCCGCGAGCTTGCCCCAGATCCCCAGCGTGGCGAAACTCAGCGCGGCGACGAGGGCGAGGAGCAGGCCGGAGCGGGCGGGGGAGGGCATGGACTTCAGCGTAGGCCCTCGCGGGGTAGGCAGGTCCCGGCTTGTCTGCGACCCGCCCCACCTCCCCCACCTGGTGCCTTGCGGTAGGGTCGGGCATGTGATGTCGCCCGCCCCCACCCTTCCCCCGGTGCCTTGGCGGATGGCGCTTCCGTTGCCTGTCCCGGCGCTGGATTTTGCCGCGCCACACGGGTTCGGAGGTGTGGTGCCCGTGGGCTGCCGGGTGCTGGTGCCCTGGCGCGGCGGGCTGTCGGTGGGGCTGGTGGTGGGCGCGGGCGAGGGCGGCGCTGGAAGCCACCGTCTGCGCGAGGCCGTCCATCTGCTGGACGACGAGGACGGCCCCTGGGTCCCCCCCGCCACCGTGGAGGCGGTGACCGCCTGGGCGCGGGAGGCACGGCTGCCCGCCGGGCTGGTCTGGAGTGACCTCCTCGGCGTGGGGTGGGAGGTTCGGCTGGACCACCGGGTCCGGGCGGTGCCCGACGCGGACCTGGGGGCCTTCGGGTCGCACGTGCCGGGCACCGCCTGGACCGACGCCGCCGACTACTCGCCTCCCTTGCTGGACGCCATCCGCGAGCAGGGCCTGCTGGAAGAAGCCTTCCGCCCCCGCCCCCGGTTGCGCGGGATGGTGCGGGCACGGCCGCTGGGAGAGGTGCCGCCTGCCGCCCGCACGGTGACTGTGCTGCGGGCCTCGGCTGAGCCGCCCCCTACCCTGACCCCGAAAGGTCGGGAGGCGTGGGCGTGGCTGGCCGAGCATGGCCCTCAGCCCACCCTGGCGGCGTGGGCCAGGGGCGCGGGCGTGAGCGGAGGTGTGGTGAACGGCGTGCTGAACGCGGGCGGGGCGTTCTACGCGGCCGAACAGGCCCCCCCACCCCCCGCCTGGACCTGGCTCCACGACCACGGCCCGGTGGACTCGCTGAGTGCGTGGGCCTCCCTCGCCTCGGCGGACGGGGTGGGGCTGACTCCCACGGCGGCGGGCACCCTGGCCCTGCGCGGCTGGGCCGACACGGTGCAGGAGGTCGCGCCGCCTCCCACGCTGGCCCCTCCCGTTCCGGCCCCCAGCCCCGCTGACCCCGACCGCCTCCCCGAGTCCGCCGCGTGGCGGCTGCACGGCGGGCGTCCGGCCTCGCGCTTCCGCACGCTGGCACCCCGCATTGCTCGGTTGCTGGAGCAGGGGCGCGGGGTCCTCGTCCTCGCGCCCGACCACGCCACCCTGCGCCGCGCCTGGGAGGGCCTCTCCGGGCTGGCCCAGGCGGCGGGCACGCGGGCCGTTCAGGTCAGCGGGGCGCTGACCCCGGAGGAACGCGAGCACACCTGGCACCTGATCCGCACGGGGGCGGCCCGGCTGGTGGTCGGGAGTTACCTCGCCCTGGTCACCCCGCTGGACGACCCCGCGCTGATCGTGGTGCTGGAGGAGGGCAGCGACGCCTACAAGCTCCAGTCCGGCTCGCGGGCCTTCGTCCCCGACGTGGCCGCGCGGGTGGCGACCTGTCACGACGTGGCCCTCGCGCTGGTCGGCGTGGCCCCCGCCGCCGAGAGCGTGCCCCTGCCCGGCGCGGTGCTGCCCCCGCCCCGGCTGCGGCTGCATGTGGTGGATTATGCCAACCCGCCCGAACAGCCCGAACTGGGGCCGTTGTCGTCCGTTCACCTAACTCCCGGTGACCTGGGCTACCCCCTCAGTCACGACCTCGTGCGCCTCCTGCGGCAGGTGCAGGAGCGGGGACGGCAGGCGGCGCTGCTGGCGCCCCGGCGGGGCTACTCGGCCCTGCTGCGCTGCCCCTCGTGCGACCACACGCCGGGCTGCCGCAACTGCGACGTGCCGCTGCGCTTCCATCAGGGCACCCGGCAGCTCACCTGCCACCAGTGCGGCTACCACGAGCCCGTCCCCGACCGCTGCGACGAGTGCGGCGAACCCATGTGGAAGGCCCGTGGCCCCGGCACCGAGTGGATCGCCGCCGAGGTCGCCCGGCTGGTGCCCGGCCTGCCCGTCTACCGCTGCGACCGCGACCGTCAGGACGACCTCTCGGCCCTGCACGCGGGGGAGGGCGGCGTGGTCGTGGGCACCCAGCTCCTGCTGTCGGGCGAGGCGCCACCGAATCTCGCCCTGATCGGGGTGACGCTGGCCGACACCTGGCTGAACGTCTCGGACTTCCGCGCCTCCGAGCGCTACCACCGCCTGCTGCGCCAGCTTGGGGAATGGCACGTCACGCGCCCGCCCATGCTGGTGGTTCAGACCTTCCAGGCCCAGCATCCGGCCCTGCGCGTCCTGGTGGACGGCAAGGACGCCCTGGCCTACCCTGCTGCCGAGGAGCGTGCCCGCCAGGCCCTGGGCTACCCGCCCCACGCCCGCCTCGCGCAGGTGGAGGTCGCCGCCCGCGAGGCCCGCCGCGCGAGGGAGGTCGCCGTCGAGGTCTTCGATGCCCTGCACGGCGCGGGGGCCACTGAGGGTGAGGTCCTGGGTCCTGCCCCCAGCCCGGTCGCCCGCCTGCGCGGGGTCTACCCCTACCACCTGCTGCTGCGGGCGCGGAACGACACCCGGCTCTCCGAACTGCTCGCCACACTGGACCGCCCCTGGCGGGCGCGGGTGCGGGTGGACGTGAATCCGCGCGGGGGGCTGTAACTGACGAGGCGGTCATACCCCCAACGGGGGTGCCCTCATGTGCGCCCCCTGGCTGAGAGAAGCCTGAGACACTGCCAGCGTGAGATCAAGAAGCCCACAGCGAGGCTCGTGGCGTCCACTCCTCCTGACGTTCGCACTGGCGCTGCCCGTGGTGTCGCCCCTTCCAGGTGCATCAGTGGCGCTGGCGGCGACCCAGGCCGAGCAGTCGGTGCAGGTGCAGGGACAGGCCCCCTTTACAGGCAACGTGGCGGCGGCGCGGCAGGCGGCCATCACTGACGCGGTACGGGTTGCCATCGAGCAGGTGCTCGGTGCCTATATCAGCACATCGAGCACCCTGCGCAGCACCGACGAATTCGAGCAGTTCCAGCAGCGCCTGATGAAGCGCTCGGATGGGTTCGGCCGGGTCACGCAGGTGCTGGCCGAGGGGCAGCAGGGGAGCCTCTACACCGTGACCGTCCGGGTGGTCGTGGCCCGCCCCAGCCTGGAGCAGGAACTCAAGGCCTTTCTCGCGCAAAAGGGCGACCCGCGCATCATCGTGGCGATTCCGGAGGTCATCTTGCGCCGCACCGTCCCCGACCCCGCCGCCGAGACCGAAGTGCAGCGGGCACTCATCGCGGCGGGTTACCGGGTGGTGGACCTCAAGCAGACCGAGCACAACGCCCTGCGCGACGTGCTGCGCGGCGGCAGCCTGAGCGCTCAGGCGTTGGGTGACCTCGCCACCCGCTTCAAGGCCGACCTGCTGATCACCGGGGAAGCCTTCGCGGAGGAGTACGGCACCGTGCTCTCGCAGCGGGCCTACACGTCCCGACTCGAACTCAAGATCGTGGACCTCGCCACCGGGCAAATCATCTTCAGCGACGCCTTCACGGGAACGGGCACAGCGCCCACCGACGCGGTGGCGGGCAAGGCGGCCCTCCAGAACGTTGCCAAGACGGCGGTGCCCGCACTGCCCGGTGCGCTGCTGGGCTGGCTCAGCGGCAGCGGCAAGGCCGCCGGGCGCACCTTCAGCGTGCGGCTGGTGGGGGTGCCGAGTTTCCGTGCCCTGAACGACACCCTGGCCTCGCTGCGGGCCACGGCCGGGGTGGCGGCGGCCCTGAACCGCCACTTCGACGCGGCGGGTGCCCAGGTGGAAGTCGAGTACAGCGGCTCCCCCGAGGATCTCGCCACCCTGCTCGAGGACCTCGGCCTGACCGTGACCGGCCTCAGCGCGGGCGAGATCACCGTTTCTTACCGCTGAACCCCCAATCCAAGGAGGACCCATGCAGAAATTCCTGATAATCGCCGCCCTGTGCGCGGGGGCAGCGCTGGCCCAGGCGGCCGATACGCCCGTCACCCCCCAGCAGTTCGTGAACACCGAGGGGGTGCAGGCCGCCTACACCGTGCGGGGCGACCAGCTCAGCCCGGTGGACGCCCTAGCGCTGATGCGGCAGTGCACCCTGTCGGGGGCTTCCCCCGTGGATACCAACCGCGACGGGCGCAACGACACCCTGCGCGTGTACGGCTTCGGCATCGTGCCTGCGCAGGTGTATCAGGCGCGGGGGGTCACGGCCCTCGCTCCCGCCATGCAGAAAGCCGAATTGCGGGCCAACGGCGCCGCCGCCGAGTTTTTCGGGGGCCTGCGCACGGCGGTCGCGCGGAGTCTGGACACCCAGGACACCACCGCCAGCGTCGTGGACGGCGGCGACCTGAAGCTCTCCAATCTCGCGCTGGAAACGGTGCGCGCGAGCGTCCGCACGGGTGCCCAGGCCGTGCTGCGGGGCGGCCGGGTGACCGGACACCGTCTCGTCAGCCTGGGCACCCAGGGGCTGTGTGTGGTGGCCCGCTATGAGTTGCCGCTCGATCAGCGTTCCGCGGGGACCGCTTCCCCTGCCCCGCGCGGCGCGGCCCTGCCGGGTGGCCCGGTTCCGGCCAGCTCGGGCTTCCCCCTGCCCCCGCCCGGCACCAGCGGCGATTTCTGAGCCTTTGTTCCTCCTGCCCCTTTCCCACTTCAAGGAGCCTTCCATGACCCACCTGCGCCTGCTCGCCCTGACCCTCGCCCTCGCCGCGCCCGCCGCCGCCCAGACCACGGCCATCCCGGCAGCCCCGGCCACGCCCGCCCCGGTGACCGCCGCCCCCGCCCTGCCGCAGGGCCAGGTCAACATCGCCGTGGGAACTTTCCGCTGCAAGGCGTCCAAGTGCTCCTCCGACCTCGGGGACGGCATCTCCGACGCCCTGACGACCGCGCTGTTGAATACCGGCAAGTTCGCCGTCTACGAGCGCGAGAACACCGGGCAGCTCACCGAGGAAGCGTTCCTGAGCGGGGGCGCCGCCTTCGAGGGCGCGGACCTGCTGATCTTCGGTTCGATCACCCAGTACGAGCCGGAAGCGTCGGGGGGCGGCATCAATGTGCTGGGCTTCTCGCTGGGTCAGAAGAAAAGCACAATCGCCATGGACCTGCGGATTGTCGACGTGAAGACCCGCCGCATCATCGGCGGCACCCAGGTCAAGGGCGAGGCGCAGGGCAACAGCTTCAGCATGAGCGGTCTGCTGCCGCTGAATCTGGGAGTTGGGGTCAAGTCCAGCCCGCAGATCGAGGCGGCTATCAGCACGATGCTGAATGACGCCGTGCAGCAACTGCTCCTCAAGGTGCCTGCGAGCTACTACCGCAACTGAGCGAAAAGGGGCATCGGGCCGGGAAGAGGTAGGGGATACTTCCCTCTCCCCCGGCCTGACCCTTTTCTTGACCTTTTCCTGGCCCCCTGTCCCGCTGGGCTAGACTGCCCCGCATGATTCGCCTCGCCGTGCTCTCGGACCTGCACGCCAATCTGGAGGCGACGCTGGCCGTACACGCCGACGTGAAAAGGCGCGGGCTGACCGAGATCTGGGTTCTGGGAGACCTCGTCGGCAAAGGGCCGCGTCCCCGCGAGGTCGTGGAATGGACCCAGGCCCACGCCACCCGCGTCATCCAGGGCAACTGGGACGCCCGCGTCGCCGGGGCCACCAACCGGCCGCAGGACCTGTGGCCGCGTTCCAAGCTCACCCCCGAGCAGCTCGCCTACCTCGCCGGGCTGCCCTACGGCATCGAGGAACAGTTCGGGGGTGCGTGGTGGCGCTTCGTCCACGCCTCCAGCAAGGGCCTCTTTCACCGCCTGTACCCCCATTCCAGCCTCGCCGAGCAGCTCGACGCCTACCTGCCCAACCCCCAGTTCGGTTTGAAGGCGCATGCCGACGCCCTCGTCTACGCCGATGTCCACGAGACGCTGATGCTGGACGTGGAGGGGCGACCCCTGATCAACACGGGCTCGGTGGGCAATCCCCTCGACAGCACGCTGCCCAGCTACCTGATTCTGGAGTTCGACCCGAACAGCCCCGCCCACAGCGCCACCTTCGTGCGCCTGACCTACAACCGCGACGCGGAGATCGCGGCGGCGGAGGCCAGTGGAATGCCCTTTACCCGCGAGTACATCGCAGAGTTGCTGACGGGGGCGTACCAGAAACGGCGGGCACGGACGGGGGAATAGGCCCTCTGTCCCCCAAAAAAGACCCCCGCGCGTGGCGGGGTTTCTCTTGACGGAGCGGTCTGTGGCCGCGCTGCGGGGTCAGACCGGCAGCTCGCCTTTCTCCCGCATCGCCTCGCGCAGCTTGGTGGGCTCCAGCAGGCTCGCGCCCGCCCCGTAGCGGCGCTTCACGGCGCTCTGCACCAGCCACAAGGCCAATGCCACGCCCGCGAGGCTGATGATCAAGCCGGGCACCCGCATGATCGCGTTGACCTCGGCGACCTGCGCGTTGAAGGCGTCCGAGCCGAACTTGGCCGTCACGCGGGCGTAGTTCACGGCGCTGTTGACCACCCCGCCGATCAGGTCCACCACCGCAAAGGCCACCGTTGCCCCGACCAGCCCCCGGTGGACCACGGGGTCACGCATCGCCTGCTGGGTGGCGGCGCGTTCCTCCGGCTTCTCGCCCAGGCTGGCGGCGTCCAGAAACACCCGGAAGAGGGGCACCCGCGTCCCCGCGCTGATCAGGAAAAAGAGGCCGACGAGGTACGACCGCGCACTGTCTTTGATCGCGTACCAGAACCCGTCCACGTACCAGAAAGCCAGGGCTCCCGAGAAGATCGCTCCCGCCCCGCCGATCAGGGCCACCGGGCTGACATTGCGGTTCACGATCAGGTCGACGAGCACGTACACGACCGGAATCAGCGCCGCGATGACGTAGGCCTTGATGTTCCCCGCCATGTCCCCCCCCAGCAGGTCCGCCACACTGATGCCGCTGCCCAGGATATTCGGGCTGAGAATCAGGATCGGGATCAGCAGTGTGAAGACGAGGTCCCAGACGGTCTTGGGAACCCCGGTGCGCGGGCGGGCGGCGGGCGAGGGCGCGGTCATGGGGGCCATTGTCTCATCTGGGGGTGAGTGGGGAGTCGTGAGGGGGAAGTGGAGCCTTCGGCAGAAGCTTCCGCCTGACCTCCACTTCCCACCCACAACTGACCTAGTGGTCGTGCCCGTGCCCGCCCTGGCCGCGCTTGCCGCTGACCTCCTCACGCACCTCCGCGATAAAGAGGGTGCAGGCCTCCGGGCAGGGAATCGCGCCGGGCACACCGCTGAACACCGTCGAGCCCAGGCGCTCGCCCGCCCACAGCCGGGTCTTGAGACATTTGCTGCACACGTCCTGCGCCACCTCCTCCACCTGCTCGGGGGTCGCGCGGGTGACCTTGGTGTAGATGCCAGTCTGACGGCGGGCGGTCGTGGGCCACGGGGTCGCCCGCAGGTTGTGGGTGTGGTGGGCGTAACTCTCCTCCACGACGGCGGGGTAGAGGTTGTGGACCGCGCGGGGCAACTCGGCTTCCGTCAGGATCGCCCGCCAGCCGCGCGGGAGATTCCGCAGGGTGTGCACCGGGCGGTGGTGCCCGCCCTCGTCGCGGCGGGTGCGGTCGCGCAGGCCCTCCACCGTCACCAGCGTCTGGAGGTCGGCGGCGGGGCGGCCCTCGTCCAGCGCGTGGCGCAGTTCATACATGCCCGCCTGCGGGGTGATCATCGCCTCGCCTATCCGGGTGCCCCGGCGGGCCAGCGCGAGGAAAGCGTTCCAGGCTTCCGCGTGGCCCTGGTCCTCGTCGCCGCCCGCGCCCGACGCCCCCCGCGCCTCCTGCGCGAGTTGCAGGACCACCTCGGCCACGTCGGGGTGGGTGCCCACGGGCGCGGCGTAGTAGACGGTCTGCGGGGCGTTCGGCGTCTCCGCGAACTCGGTGACCTGTCCGGTCAGGCCCATGTCCTCGGGAATCGTCTCCAGCGTGTGCCACCCCTCGGACGCGAAGAAGGGCACGACCACCACGCGCGGCGAGCGCACCAGCTCCGGCCAGGTGCCCACCTTGGGGTCCTCGTCCAGAAAGAGGGCGTGGACCTCCGCGAAGTGCCCGGACTCGCGCAGGCGGTCGGCATTCCCGTAGATCACCCGGTTGGAGTTCTGGTTGCGGGTGGTGCCGTGCCCCAGCACGATCAGGGCGGTGTCGGCGGGGTTCAGGTCGGGCAGCACCTCGCGGGCGCGGGCCAGGATCACGTCGCTCATGGCGGGGTGGACCCCGTAGGGCAACGTGTAGCGCACCGTCTTGCCGCCCAGCACGCGGGCCACGCCCTCCGGCGGCACCGGCCCCTGGTGGCCCAGCCCCAGCTCGCGCGGAATCACCGTCTCGGTGAAGTAGCCTTCCGAGATGAACATGGGAATCACCGTCACGTCGGTGCTGCGCACGGTCCTGAGCACCTGCCGCAGCGAGGGTTCTTCCTTCCAGTACCCTTCCACGACCTCGTCGTACAGGCCACGCTCCCGCAGCAACTCCGCGTAGCGGTAGACGGCTCCGGCGGACTCGCCGTTGAGGTGCGACCCGTGGCCGATCAGGACGAGCGAACGCATACGGCGGGCACTCTAGCAGCGCCCCCGCCACGCGATTGTCCCCCTGACTCAAGTTGACCCGGCTCAGGTTCGGCCGACTCCGGGAGGTGACCCCGGCATGAATCTTCCGCCAGCCTCCCCTCACGCACGTCCGGTCGCGGCTGCTTAGGGTGGGGAGGCAGCTCGGTCCCTTCCCCCCATTCCCCAGGAGGTATCCCATGTTCTTCCAGCAACGCGACCGCCACGAGCAGATGGCCCGCCTCGATCCCCGCGACACCAACATGGACGGGGTGGTCAGCCCGCAGGAGGCGGCGGCCTACATCCAGGACTACATGCAGCACGCCTCCCCCGAGGAGCGCCAGCAGATCATGCGCGAGTACTTCTCGCAGATGAGCCCGCAGGAGCGCCAGCAGATGGGCGACGCGATGGTGCAGAGCCCCTACAGCCCGGTGC
This genomic interval from Deinococcus sp. HSC-46F16 contains the following:
- a CDS encoding DMT family transporter encodes the protein MPSPARSGLLLALVAALSFATLGIWGKLAGEVGLGSYEVLGWRFGLVAAALLPFAGRGLTLAQRRPLLGVGVVYVLATFCYFGALGRITAGATGLLLYLAPAFVILFGWLAGRRPGAARLGAVALAALGLGLVVGLPGAGDRDPVGLTLGAGAGALYAAYLLASEHWLRGVTPLAATGHLALVGAVAFGGLAGARGELGMPDTAAQWGVILGIAVLPTLIAVPALYGAVARLGAARASLLGTLEPLFTVGLAFLVLGEPLRPAMLLGGALILAGAALAQKPERVTASAPSPAPSPLS
- the priA gene encoding primosomal protein N' encodes the protein MSPAPTLPPVPWRMALPLPVPALDFAAPHGFGGVVPVGCRVLVPWRGGLSVGLVVGAGEGGAGSHRLREAVHLLDDEDGPWVPPATVEAVTAWAREARLPAGLVWSDLLGVGWEVRLDHRVRAVPDADLGAFGSHVPGTAWTDAADYSPPLLDAIREQGLLEEAFRPRPRLRGMVRARPLGEVPPAARTVTVLRASAEPPPTLTPKGREAWAWLAEHGPQPTLAAWARGAGVSGGVVNGVLNAGGAFYAAEQAPPPPAWTWLHDHGPVDSLSAWASLASADGVGLTPTAAGTLALRGWADTVQEVAPPPTLAPPVPAPSPADPDRLPESAAWRLHGGRPASRFRTLAPRIARLLEQGRGVLVLAPDHATLRRAWEGLSGLAQAAGTRAVQVSGALTPEEREHTWHLIRTGAARLVVGSYLALVTPLDDPALIVVLEEGSDAYKLQSGSRAFVPDVAARVATCHDVALALVGVAPAAESVPLPGAVLPPPRLRLHVVDYANPPEQPELGPLSSVHLTPGDLGYPLSHDLVRLLRQVQERGRQAALLAPRRGYSALLRCPSCDHTPGCRNCDVPLRFHQGTRQLTCHQCGYHEPVPDRCDECGEPMWKARGPGTEWIAAEVARLVPGLPVYRCDRDRQDDLSALHAGEGGVVVGTQLLLSGEAPPNLALIGVTLADTWLNVSDFRASERYHRLLRQLGEWHVTRPPMLVVQTFQAQHPALRVLVDGKDALAYPAAEERARQALGYPPHARLAQVEVAAREARRAREVAVEVFDALHGAGATEGEVLGPAPSPVARLRGVYPYHLLLRARNDTRLSELLATLDRPWRARVRVDVNPRGGL
- a CDS encoding VC0807 family protein, whose translation is MAPMTAPSPAARPRTGVPKTVWDLVFTLLIPILILSPNILGSGISVADLLGGDMAGNIKAYVIAALIPVVYVLVDLIVNRNVSPVALIGGAGAIFSGALAFWYVDGFWYAIKDSARSYLVGLFFLISAGTRVPLFRVFLDAASLGEKPEERAATQQAMRDPVVHRGLVGATVAFAVVDLIGGVVNSAVNYARVTAKFGSDAFNAQVAEVNAIMRVPGLIISLAGVALALWLVQSAVKRRYGAGASLLEPTKLREAMREKGELPV
- a CDS encoding flagellar assembly protein T N-terminal domain-containing protein, coding for MALAATQAEQSVQVQGQAPFTGNVAAARQAAITDAVRVAIEQVLGAYISTSSTLRSTDEFEQFQQRLMKRSDGFGRVTQVLAEGQQGSLYTVTVRVVVARPSLEQELKAFLAQKGDPRIIVAIPEVILRRTVPDPAAETEVQRALIAAGYRVVDLKQTEHNALRDVLRGGSLSAQALGDLATRFKADLLITGEAFAEEYGTVLSQRAYTSRLELKIVDLATGQIIFSDAFTGTGTAPTDAVAGKAALQNVAKTAVPALPGALLGWLSGSGKAAGRTFSVRLVGVPSFRALNDTLASLRATAGVAAALNRHFDAAGAQVEVEYSGSPEDLATLLEDLGLTVTGLSAGEITVSYR
- a CDS encoding metallophosphoesterase; translated protein: MIRLAVLSDLHANLEATLAVHADVKRRGLTEIWVLGDLVGKGPRPREVVEWTQAHATRVIQGNWDARVAGATNRPQDLWPRSKLTPEQLAYLAGLPYGIEEQFGGAWWRFVHASSKGLFHRLYPHSSLAEQLDAYLPNPQFGLKAHADALVYADVHETLMLDVEGRPLINTGSVGNPLDSTLPSYLILEFDPNSPAHSATFVRLTYNRDAEIAAAEASGMPFTREYIAELLTGAYQKRRARTGE
- a CDS encoding CsgG/HfaB family protein, with amino-acid sequence MTHLRLLALTLALAAPAAAQTTAIPAAPATPAPVTAAPALPQGQVNIAVGTFRCKASKCSSDLGDGISDALTTALLNTGKFAVYERENTGQLTEEAFLSGGAAFEGADLLIFGSITQYEPEASGGGINVLGFSLGQKKSTIAMDLRIVDVKTRRIIGGTQVKGEAQGNSFSMSGLLPLNLGVGVKSSPQIEAAISTMLNDAVQQLLLKVPASYYRN
- a CDS encoding penicillin acylase family protein → MRLMGRVGRGLLWVVLVVLLLALAAVLWLRGTSRPQVSGEVRLAGLSGPVTVTRDAWGVPHIRAEASDEDAIFALGFTHWQDRAWQMDFQRRVTQGRLAEVLGDAALSQDRFLRTWGFYRAAQSALPALSDRSRRMIRAYTAGVNAAMRQGQVAPEFRILGYAPEPWAEVDAIAWSKLMAYDLGGNWDEELLAARVQEKLGEGRLDDIRPPYPQGATTILSEGEVGEENAAPAGASALTLPDATLAALRTHLEAARSLGMERVPGKGSNNWVISGSRTQSGKPILADDPHLALSSPMLWYLADLRGPTLRVIGASIPGLPSVVIGRNDRIAWGVTNVNPDVQDLYVEPASARLTERTEVIKVKGGEDVRLVVRESGHGPIISDVGAGALGPRVALKWTALQPGDTTLDAFLGLNYAQNWEDFRAALRPYVAPSQSFVYADVDGNVGYAAPGRVPVREGWDGSQPVPGDGSREWQGFIPYEELPATLNPQDGLVVTANNKVLPGGADPLGNLRNWAEPYRAERITELLTAKPEGLTLEDVKAVQLDTVSLVWRDLQPLLLATQPDGDLSRAALEQLRGWDGNQTTDSVPSTIYEAWLAELQAMAGDELGDDTRLNALAVREQLREDGELCRSQATRVENCADLLRVSLKAAVDGLAGRLGGDMDGWTYGRVHTVASDHVMGEDARVAWLFNHAAPTPGGTNTVNVARPDPETLRQTHGPSYRHIVDLADMNRSLYIGSLGQGGNPLGEHVSDQQGKWASGEYLPMSTDEEDWGRTVTLTLQPGE